The Deinococcus malanensis DNA segment GCAGGGGGAGAAAGGGGAAGCGCTGAGGGCGCTCAGTCGCGGCTGCCACCAAACAGACGCAGGATAAACAGGAACATGTTGATGAAATCCAGGTACAGGGCCAGGGCACCGTTGATGGCCGAACGCTCGGCCTGCTCGCCGGAAATGCCGCTGAGGGCCAGGTTACGCAGCATCTGGGTGTGGTATGCGGTCAGGCCAGCGAACACCAGTACGCCCACGATGCTGATGCCCAGCGTCAGGGCGCTGCTGGCCACGAACAGGTTGACGATCATGGCCACGATCAGCCCCAGCACGGCGAACAGGAAGAAGCGGCCCATGGCACTAAGGTCCTTCTTGATGACGAAGCCGGCGACGCTCATCAGGCCGAAGGTACCGGCAGTGGTAGCAAAGGCCGTAATGACGGCGGTGGGCGAGTAGGCGAACAGCAGGGCGCTGAAAGTCAGGCCGGTCAGGGCGGCGTAGCCGATAAACAGCATGCCGGCCACAGCACTCGACAGGCGCTGGGCGAAAATGCTCAGCACGAACACCAGCGCAAGCTGCGCCAGGATCAGGGGCAGGCGGAGGGCCATGACCTGCATGGCAAGGGCTTCATTCTGGGCAGTCAGGTAGGCGACACCGGCGGTCAGGGCCAGACCGGCGGCCATCCAGGAGTAGGTTCGGGCCATGAACGTGCGGACCAGGTCCGCCGTTCCACTTCTGACAGAAGGATAAGTCTGCATACACCTCAGAATACGTCGCCCGGCGTGTCCGGGTTCCCGATAACGTCACAGACCCGGCGGAGTCAGGGCTCAGATGAAGAACGCGCGAACCTGACGTCTGTCGCCTTGAGTTCGTCGGGCGCACTTCTGCCACATATACGTGTGCTGCTGGTCTCCTGCGGCTGGAGTTCCGAAAAAACAGGAAGGTGCGGATGCCTTCGGGGTGCAGTGTCCGCGGCATTTTCGGTGTCTGCGTCACCCTGCCTGGCTACGCGGGTGGAGTGGCCTGGGGCTGCAGCATGAAGTGCTGACCAGCACCATTCTTACGTGGGGCCCCAGGCCAGCGGATAGGTTTGCGGAATGACCCCGTACCGAGGCGTGATCTTCGATATCGACGGAACCCTGGTCGACAGCAATGATGGCCATGCCCGGGCCTGGGTGCGAGCCTTTGCGGATGCAGGGTTCGAGGTGCCGTTCGAACAGGTCCGACCCCTGATCGGGATGGGGGGAGATCAGCTGGTGCCGCGCCTGACGGGGATCGAGAAGGGACACCCTGCCTACGAGCAGCTTAGCGAGGGATGGAAGAACCACTTCCAGCAGGACGAGTTGCCACACGTGCAGTCGCAGCCCGGTACCCGCGCGCTGCTGCAGGCCCTGCAGGAACGCGGCCTGAAACTTATTGCCGGCACCTCGGCAGACGAAGCGCTGGTCGATGGACTGCTGAAAATTGCACAGGCCGAGGATCTTCTCACCGAGCGCACCACGGCCTCTGACGTGGAAGCTTCCAAACCTGAACCTGACATCGTGCAGGCGGCGGTGGGCAAACTTGGTCTGGACCCGGCCGAGGTGCTGATGGTGGGAGACACGCCCTTCGACATAGAGAGCGCGAGCAGGGCAGGGGTGAAGGCCGTGGCCCTGCGCTGCGGCGGGGACGACCGCTTTGAGGGAGCGGTGGCGGTATATGACAGCCCGCAGGACTGGCTGAACCAGCTGGACGATTCGCTGCTGGCCTGAGGGAAATCGGTGTGGCACCTGCGAGGTAAAAGTCTGAAAGCCAGTGGACTACGCGTTCCGCAAAGAAGCAGGACGCACTGTGCCTTCACAATCTAAC contains these protein-coding regions:
- a CDS encoding Bax inhibitor-1/YccA family protein, which encodes MQTYPSVRSGTADLVRTFMARTYSWMAAGLALTAGVAYLTAQNEALAMQVMALRLPLILAQLALVFVLSIFAQRLSSAVAGMLFIGYAALTGLTFSALLFAYSPTAVITAFATTAGTFGLMSVAGFVIKKDLSAMGRFFLFAVLGLIVAMIVNLFVASSALTLGISIVGVLVFAGLTAYHTQMLRNLALSGISGEQAERSAINGALALYLDFINMFLFILRLFGGSRD
- a CDS encoding HAD family hydrolase is translated as MTPYRGVIFDIDGTLVDSNDGHARAWVRAFADAGFEVPFEQVRPLIGMGGDQLVPRLTGIEKGHPAYEQLSEGWKNHFQQDELPHVQSQPGTRALLQALQERGLKLIAGTSADEALVDGLLKIAQAEDLLTERTTASDVEASKPEPDIVQAAVGKLGLDPAEVLMVGDTPFDIESASRAGVKAVALRCGGDDRFEGAVAVYDSPQDWLNQLDDSLLA